In the Endozoicomonas sp. SCSIO W0465 genome, AATCACCAGTGCAATATCGACGACAGAGACTGAGAATGCCAGTACTGTATACACTGGTAAGCGAATCATCGGATAAAGCTGCGGACCTATCAGCTTCAGCCAGATAACACCTGACTGATACCCCAGGGTTCCTCCAAGTCTCAATGTCTCCGCCACCGGTAACTGAACCACTGACGCAGCCATCATAACAATCAAAAAAGGTGTTTCTTTAATAACCAGAAGCAGTACAAGACTAATGCCATATGGGTCCTGAACCATCTGCCAGTCCGGGGGAAAGCTCCATCCTGCAAAAATAGCGACGAGTCGAGCCAGTAAACCACTTGGCATCAACACAAAGATGATGCCAAAAGCCAGTGCCACATGGGGCACTGCCATCAATGGAGCCAACCACCGCTGAACCTTATGCCAGAACGGTGTACCCCAGGCGAAACAGATGACACTGAACGCCAGGAATATTGACAACAAGGTGGATACCACAGAAGTCGAGAGACTGAGCAACAGCATCTCTGGCAACGCTGGTGTTTCCAGCAAAGTCTTCCAGGAACCGAGACTCAACGAATTAAAGCCAAGGGCAGGTATATAGTTGAATGCCGATAACAAAATACTGACTACTCCAGCCAGTACTGGTGACAGAAAAAAGTGCCATTAACACTGTATAGATGACGGGAAATAACCATCTCAAGTAGCAAAATTTCAAGTGGAGAAAATCCATTTCAGACTCTCATTGAGCCATTATTTCAAACCATCATAGCGCTTACCATAAGCTGTTAATAAATAAGAACGGTTATTCCTGATAAACCATGGTGTCACCCAACTGATCAATCACTCCCTCCATGGCTCTGATTAACAGCGCCTGATCTTGTGGTTCCATCCTGTAGCCGGGTCTATCCCCGACTTCTCCAATACAATCACTCAGCTTTGAGACCCTGTTGCTGATTTTTTTGGTTATTTTTGAATTACGCTTTATCAGTTCATCCTGGTTAGCACCCTGATTGATATCATTTGAAGCAGTGGTTCTTTTATCCACCGTCTTATTAGGCTTCAGAGTTTCATTTCCAGCATCAGCACAACCAGCAAAAGTACAGGTTCTGTTTACGTGATCACCCAGCTTTTTCTTTGCCTGCTTTTTGGGGATGACCTTCGTAACGGAATCATCAGAAGCTGCTGTTTTTCGAGCATTGATAATTCCACTACCTCTTGTAACAGAGCGAGTGGTAACCCTTGATTCAGTAAAAGCATTTACCTGCGGATTTGCCAACTCTGCATTGCCAGCAGCCGTATTAGCTGACTCTGCACTGCCAACAGCCGCATTAGCTGACTCTGCACTGCCAACAGCCGTATTAGCTGACTCTGCATTGCCAACAGCCGTATTAGCTGACTCTGCACTGCCAACAGCCGTATTAGCTGACTCTGCACTGCCAACAGCCGTATTAGCTGACTCTGCACTGCCAACAGCCGTATTAGCTGACTCTGCACTGCCAACAGCCGCATTAGCTGACTCTACACTGCCAACAGCTGCATTAGCTGACTCTGCATTGCCAACAGCCGTATTAGCTGACTCGACAATTTCGGGTGGAGGGAGTGGAGGGTTATACTGTTTGACTTGGGAAAACACCTCTTCCCAATCGAAATATGATTCACCTTTGGGAAGTGTGCAAAATGCTTTGTTGATGGCGACAGCATTTGTTAATTCAATCCACATCGCCAACAGCAAAGTCAGCGAACCTTCTTGACACTTGTCCCGATCCATCATTTTGCTGGCAACCCATCGCAGTGTGTTGCGGATCAACTCCTGATCTTTGAGCCACGGCTTTTTCATGTCGGGAAGACATTTGAAAATAAATTCAGGAATCGTTTTATCAACAGGAAAATCTTGTAAAGCCAGATGCATAAACTGGTCATACTCTAACATCCGGTTAATAATGGTAGACGACGTCAGATTATCGGTTCGTCTCATGTCCTCGAAGTCTGATTTAAAGGTTGCCTCCAGTTTTCGTTTTTCCATATTCATCAGCTTGGTTGTGGCTTGCACAGTGTTAACGTAATAATCGTATCTGGGATGTTTGCGTGTTTCCCCTGTGGGTATAGGCGAGCGGACTAATTTAACACCAAACCATAGTTGGCAATCCTTGTATCCAAACGCAAGTCCTTTTTCCCAGGTCTCCGAAACACTGTTCGTCTTTCTGGCTACAAAATTCTGTACAAGTCTACTTTGATAGCCACTCGTTTCTGGTAACATACTAAACCTACTCCTATTGATTTTCACATCAAGATAGATCGATCAATCAGGTAATAGTTCATTTTTACGATTGACAACCGCCTCCGTTGATTTGAACAGCCCGGACTGACGGGCTGGAATACAACAAGTCAGACACATTCATCGATATCTGGCCAACCAGCCTCTTTCCAGAGCAGCAACCCAGGAGCTGTGAGGTTCTGGAAGCACTTTACCTAGTTCTCGTCCAAAAACACAACCAATTGAAAACTGTAGATTTTATCCTGAAAAATTAAGTGGAGCCCTACTGCTATCTGGCGACTAAACTTCCCAAGAGCAAGAAACATAAGGGATTGCCAAAAACAGAGGACTCCAAATGCGCAAAAAACGCAACCCGCAGTGTAGTATGGAACTCCATTACGTACCTCATGAAATCTGCTCCCAGCTTTCCGGTATCTCGCAATGGCTTGACGCCCATCCACAGTTCAATGACTGGATTTATGAGGACTTAAGTTCTGGTGATAAACAGAACACTGGGCGGAACGGACTATCAGCAGAATCCGTTCTTCGTGCGGCACTCCTGAAACAGTATTTGAATTGTGATTATGACTACTTGTCGTTTGTTTTGATGGACTCCATGCTCTTTCGAGACTTTTGTCGCCTCGAACCAAACCAGCGCCCCAGTCGCTCCAGTTTGCATGGGCTCATCAGCCTTCTTACTGCATCTACATGGGAACGGATTAATAACTGTCAGCTAATGACCGCTAAAGATCAGGGTATTGAAAAAGGGCGCACTGTGGCTATTGACAGCACAGTCACCGAATCGGATATCAAACCTCCTTGCGACAGTGACCTTTTAGCCAGTTCCGTTAAAGAAATTTGTCGGCTGCTGGAACGGGGACAAACACTGACAGCGACACCGCTTTATGAATATACCCATCACAACCGAGCCGTAAAAGATGCGGCCAGAAAATGCATCTACGCTGGCAAAGAAGAGCGGCATCAGCATTATAAAAAACTGCTGCAGTTGACCCGAAAATCCCGGAAGGTACTTATCGAAGCTACTGTCACGCTAGCAAACGCCCGTCAGCAGGGGCAGTGTCTCCTGGCTGATGATGCCGACAAGTGGCAGGCCGATGTGGATCACCTGTTACCCCTGGTGGATGCAATAGTCTCCCAGACAGAGCGCAGGGTCTTTAAGGGTGAAAAGGTGCCAGCCCAGGAAAAAGTGGTTAGCCTGTATGAACCCCATACGGATATCATCGTAAAAGACAGGCGGCAAGTACAGTATGGCCATAAACTGAACCTGGTTCAGGGAAAAAGTCGATTGATCCTGGACCTGGTTATTGAGGAAGGTAACCCAGCGGATTCGGACCAATTCATTCCGATGATGGAAAGACAAAAAGAAATTTATGGTCGTGTACCTCGCCAGACAAGCGGTGACGGCGGATACGCGTGTCGCGCTAATTTGGAAAAAGCCAAGGCCATGGGAATCAGCGATGTAGCTTTTAATAAGAAGCGCGGACTTGAAGTCGAAGAGATGACTAAAAGTCAGTATGTGTATAAAACGCTCTTTCGCTTCCGGGCAGGTATTGAAGCGGGAATTTCGTGGCTAAAGAGATGTTTTGGGCTATCACGTTGCCACTGCAAGGGTTCTGAGCGTTTTGATTCTCATTGCTGGTTATCGGTGGTCTGTTACAACCTGGTGATTCTGGCCAGACACCCGGCACCATCCTGATAGCCACCTCCACGCTACATGAAAGTACCTTTCCAGCATGGTGGGAGGATGTTTTCTGCCTGCTTTTCGCGTTTTTCTCCAATATCCGTCCCAGATTAGAGAAAAAAAGGGAAGAGTTTTTGCGGCTCTCTGGAATTTCAGGAAATATCAAAACGCACGTACAATCTAATTATGATTGCCTGATGCGTTTTTGGACGAGAACTACCTAAGGCTTCAGGCGATAAGGTTGCCGGTCCCAGGGGCAAATCCGAAAAGCGTTGTCGTTCAATACCCGTTAACTGGCTCATGCTAAGAACAGTAGGATCCCCCAGACATCCGGATTAGCTTTGTGAGCCTGGGCCTCCGGGGATAACAGAAAATTAATGACAACCTGCGCTGCTGCCGTCGAGTCGCTATTAAAAGGAATCGCCAGAAAGTGAGTATTCCCCAGTGTGCCCGTATCATGAACATAGGTTCTGACCGTTTTTGATAACTCTCCACTGGCTATGGCAGAGCTGGCATAAGCCGGATTGAACGTCATTGAGAGTAATATTTCACCATCATCCAGCATGGGTGTCAGCGCCAGATTATTAGCAGGAAACGTCTCTCCTTCTCTCCACAGCAAAGGGTGAAGCTCATCAAGATATCCCCATAAAGGGGATGTAACAGTATCGAAATCCGCATCTGAAACCGGCTTTAACAACGCATCAGGATCTGGTGTCAACTCACTCAGCAACTGTTTCAGAAATGTCGTACCAACAAAATCCGGTGGTAAAGGATAAGTCACACGCCCTTTATGCTTTCTGGCAAACTCAAGCAGTTCTGAGGCATTGACCGGGGGCGTAGTGCCTTGGGAAAATTGATCGGTGTCATAGATAAACACCAGCTGCGCCATTCCCCATGGTGCTTCGAAACCCTCAACAGGCTCCCCAAAGTCAATCACTGTCGTAGGCTTTTCCTGCGGGTCTACTCCCTGAAATGAAGGCAACCCTTCAGCAAAAGGGCCAAACAACAATCCATTTTGCTTCATGGATCGGAAGTTTTCACCATTGATCCATACCAGGTCAACGGTTCCGTTACGCTTCCGTCCTGCGACTTTTTCTGCCAGCACACGGCTGACGACACCGGATGTATCACTGACTTTGACATGTTTCAGGGCAATTCCGTAGCGTTTTGCCACCTGATCCGTGGTCCAGTCAATGTAATCATTGATCTGTTCACTGCCTCCCCAGGCATTGAAATAAACCGTCTGGCCTTTCGACTGCTTAACCGTCTCCTGCCAGGGTATGGTGTTCGCTTCAGCATCAGTGACACTGATCACAAGGGCCAATACCACCATAAAAGCAACGGATGTAATTGTTTTGCCCCATATCCTCAGGCTTCTCATGTTGCTGTTCATATCAAGAGTCAGACTCCGTCTTGAGTTGGCAGTAGCGGTTACCTTCTTCATCAATGGAGAGTGTTACCACAATTGGACGGCAGCATACCTGACAGTCTTCTGTATACACCAAAGATTCATCAGTCTCAGTAAAACCGGCATCCAATAGCAACTCAAGCCGCTCTGCGCAATACGGGCAATAGTCCTGCCAGCTTATCCACTCATCCATCGCAAACACCTTTTCTTGACAGCATTTTCTTGTCAGTATCTTCTTGTCAATATCAAAAGCCGCCGGTTTCAGGCGTTGTGGTATTAAGGGACTCAAGGTCTTTATCACTAAAGCCCAACAGATAAAGAATGCTGTCTAACCCGAGGATGGAAATTGACTGCCGTGCACTTTGTTTCACCATGGGTTTGGCCCGAAATGCAATGCCAAGTCCGGCCACACTGAGCATTGGCAAGTCATTGGCACCATCGCCCACAGCGATCACCTGATTAAGAGGAATGTCCTCTTCGGCAGCAATCTGCTTGAGCAGTTCTGCTTTACGCTCACCATTGATAATGTCACCCTTCGCCTGACCGGTCACCTTGCTATCAACGATTTCCAGTTCGTTGGCATGGATACAGTCAATGCCCAGTTTTTCCTGAAGGTACCTGGCAAAATAGGTAAACCCTCCTGACAGAATGGCTGTGCGGTACCCCAGCGAGCGGAGGGTATGAATCAACCGTTCTGCACCTTCAGTTAAAGGCAGCTGTCTGGCAATACCGGCAAGCACAGACTCATCCAGTCCCCTTAGCATCGCCAGGCGTTCACGGAAGCTTTCATTAAAATCCAGTTCCCCCTGCATGGCACTCTCAGTGATCTTTGCCACCTGATCACCCACACCTGCTGCCTCTGCAAGAAGGTCAATCACTTCCGCTTCAATCAGGGTGGAATCCATATCAAAGACAACCAGCCGACGATTACGGCGATAAATGCTGTCTTCCTGAAATGCCACATCAGCATCCAGTTCAGTGGTAAGATTGAGAAAATCAGACCTCAGCTTTTCCTGGTCAGGGGCCGTGCCCCGGAGCGAAAACTCCAGACATGATGAACGGTGACTGTGATTGTTATCAT is a window encoding:
- a CDS encoding ISNCY family transposase; translation: MRKKRNPQCSMELHYVPHEICSQLSGISQWLDAHPQFNDWIYEDLSSGDKQNTGRNGLSAESVLRAALLKQYLNCDYDYLSFVLMDSMLFRDFCRLEPNQRPSRSSLHGLISLLTASTWERINNCQLMTAKDQGIEKGRTVAIDSTVTESDIKPPCDSDLLASSVKEICRLLERGQTLTATPLYEYTHHNRAVKDAARKCIYAGKEERHQHYKKLLQLTRKSRKVLIEATVTLANARQQGQCLLADDADKWQADVDHLLPLVDAIVSQTERRVFKGEKVPAQEKVVSLYEPHTDIIVKDRRQVQYGHKLNLVQGKSRLILDLVIEEGNPADSDQFIPMMERQKEIYGRVPRQTSGDGGYACRANLEKAKAMGISDVAFNKKRGLEVEEMTKSQYVYKTLFRFRAGIEAGISWLKRCFGLSRCHCKGSERFDSHCWLSVVCYNLVILARHPAPS
- a CDS encoding ABC transporter substrate-binding protein, which encodes MNSNMRSLRIWGKTITSVAFMVVLALVISVTDAEANTIPWQETVKQSKGQTVYFNAWGGSEQINDYIDWTTDQVAKRYGIALKHVKVSDTSGVVSRVLAEKVAGRKRNGTVDLVWINGENFRSMKQNGLLFGPFAEGLPSFQGVDPQEKPTTVIDFGEPVEGFEAPWGMAQLVFIYDTDQFSQGTTPPVNASELLEFARKHKGRVTYPLPPDFVGTTFLKQLLSELTPDPDALLKPVSDADFDTVTSPLWGYLDELHPLLWREGETFPANNLALTPMLDDGEILLSMTFNPAYASSAIASGELSKTVRTYVHDTGTLGNTHFLAIPFNSDSTAAAQVVINFLLSPEAQAHKANPDVWGILLFLA
- a CDS encoding CPXCG motif-containing cysteine-rich protein; its protein translation is MDEWISWQDYCPYCAERLELLLDAGFTETDESLVYTEDCQVCCRPIVVTLSIDEEGNRYCQLKTESDS
- the serB gene encoding phosphoserine phosphatase SerB gives rise to the protein MSDIILINVTGRDQPGLTSSITSIMADYDLEILDFGQSVIHDTLTSGIVIRLPDQASGDSALASRMLKDLLFHCHESDLQFSYQPVSGDDYEHWVSEQGKNRYILTLLSRNVTAEQIARVSGITAAHGLNIDHISPLSGRRSLRNDNNHSHRSSCLEFSLRGTAPDQEKLRSDFLNLTTELDADVAFQEDSIYRRNRRLVVFDMDSTLIEAEVIDLLAEAAGVGDQVAKITESAMQGELDFNESFRERLAMLRGLDESVLAGIARQLPLTEGAERLIHTLRSLGYRTAILSGGFTYFARYLQEKLGIDCIHANELEIVDSKVTGQAKGDIINGERKAELLKQIAAEEDIPLNQVIAVGDGANDLPMLSVAGLGIAFRAKPMVKQSARQSISILGLDSILYLLGFSDKDLESLNTTTPETGGF